One stretch of Arachis duranensis cultivar V14167 chromosome 1, aradu.V14167.gnm2.J7QH, whole genome shotgun sequence DNA includes these proteins:
- the LOC107487444 gene encoding NAC domain-containing protein 7-like: MNTFSHVPPGFRFHPTDEELVDYYLRKKVASKKIDLDVIKDVDLYKIEPWDLQELCKIGSDEENDWYFFSHKDKKYPTGTRTNRATKAGFWKATGRDKAIYSKQHCLIGMRKTLVFYKGRAPNGHKSDWIMHEYRLETNDSQLQQEEGWVVCRVFKKKMATVRKIGDYDSPCSWYDEQVPFMQDLESSSPIKPPIINNNHYASSYNHHQLQLPCKPEFHQPMQYNNMNMPRHDDAADNNNNFLQLPQLESPNAGISPFLQQQDPHQLLQQQNSNNSNYHLDQVTDWRVLDKFVASQLMSHGDDDGHNHNNNVSKEVINSYSDASILHVAQQIAMLANGSSSSSSSRRPQISHQEYAASTSTSSSQIDLWKSSS, translated from the exons ATGAACACCTTCTCCCACGTACCTCCAGGCTTTCGTTTTCATCCGACTGATGAAGAATTAGTTGACTACTACCTTAGGAAAAAGGTagcatccaaaaagattgatcTAGATGTCATCAAAGACGTTGATCTCTATAAAATTGAGCCATGGGATCTtcaag AACTATGCAAAATAGGAAGCGATGAAGAAAATGACTGGTATTTCTTCAGTCATAAAGATAAGAAGTACCCAACAGGAACAAGAACGAATAGGGCAACAAAAGCAGGGTTTTGGAAAGCCACGGGAAGAGATAAAGCAATATACTCAAAGCAGCATTGCCTTATTGGAATGAGAAAGACTCTTGTCTTCTACAAAGGAAGAGCTCCTAATGGCCACAAGTCTGATTGGATCATGCATGAGTATCGCCTTGAAACCAATGATTCAc AACTGCAACAGGAAGAAGGGTGGGTTGTATGTAGAGTGTTCAAGAAGAAAATGGCAACAGTGAGGAAAATTGGAGACTATGATTCACCATGTTCTTGGTACGATGAACAAGTTCCCTTCATGCAAGATCTTGAATCTTCATCCCCAATAAAGCCACCAATAATTAACAACAACCATTATGCTTCTTCATACAACCATCACCAGTTACAATTACCCTGCAAACCGGAATTCCATCAACCAATGCAATACAACAACATGAACATGCCACGTCACGACGACGCTGCTGATAATAACAACAACTTCCTCCAACTTCCTCAGCTTGAAAGCCCTAATGCTGGAATTAGCCCCTTCTTGCAACAACAAGATCCTCATCAGCTATTGCAACAACAAAATTCCAACAACAGCAATTATCATCTTGATCAAGTAACCGATTGGCGAGTTCTCGATAAATTCGTTGCGTCGCAGCTCATGAGtcatggtgatgatgatggccACAACCACAATAATAATGTTTCCAAAGAAGTAATAAACAGTTATTCTGATGCTTCAATTCTCCATGTGGCTCAACAGATTGCTATGCTGGCAAATGGATcgtcatcttcatcatcatcaaggaggCCTCAAATTTCTCATCAGGAATATGCTGCTTCAACTTCCACATCAAGTTCTCAGATTGATCTCTGGAAGTCATCATCatga